From one Coffea eugenioides isolate CCC68of unplaced genomic scaffold, Ceug_1.0 ScVebR1_1309;HRSCAF=2137, whole genome shotgun sequence genomic stretch:
- the LOC113755217 gene encoding putative late blight resistance protein homolog R1B-16, whose protein sequence is MGQPVSTLVLWGRHIHMAEAHWYGGSTTAYACWYHLPLTKFLFYREEGKVLRYHNKVADLEYQLLQQTEIKHQSEKQITMMNISFSSSASCFDYALDYLGWLEENFLREVSWLLHSEILKLKVGIRLLKTLDMYIRKCRRRSNQGTCLGYDKENRDDAKSDSLRLSSISYRIQDLVMVIPLGLHSAIVRYNQSGASDLSVIDSELAKIAENMRCFSEIDIEEFNITSLLLYYSLGDSQLVVDFIDSISENLRYLCYEEDEVDETQRIVLKILEEKLMFVKSFIRFATLRGVGVQESKDLLVHVEDVAVNAASLMCRYWFQINNEQVHNEMKPEVSELIHKKIDPVDPQVREIYINVLTASKLSRSSYTFAMKENKHLVAEFIDHLLHNLMELLESYSSFLVPVKDQMLKLHQGLRFLIIFLSGQQEKFDELNDEMKDLIGVVVSDAGIAIFSLSVNEMKEGLHMETDLALSHLLEVLKLIIAEVGHIYSAPSSSSLTFPRTNELGSLDSLLETLKELASSTAASIAFPNDQIRTILEDLVFLRSFLGNVVEQRKRNEKLQALWSRVMKVAYSVELEVDFALAGDQHEHCLDAIARDIKLVKIEAEEIYDSIRYDVETQRLTKITIHMPAQVTAPTFNEALVGLDDEVESIIDRLTRGSSQLDVVAIVGMPGLGKTTLANNVYGDTSIKFHFQILAWCTVSQVYSKHNLLLQILSVIDSNSSDQCHEMNEDDLAQTLYQRLKRKRYVIVLDDVWDIEGWNLLKHSFPDDCNGSRILLTSRFQNLSLQIKPDSQPHHLRPLTDKESFELLQKKLFAKEDYCPPALREVVQHVAKDCKGLPLTIVLVAGILATTEQDCWEEVARRLRSSIFADDEHCMKTIEHSYNYLPDYLKPCLLYFGASQEDKDIPVRKLLWLWMAEGFVQKTEGKSLEDVADDYLMDLIGRSLVMATKQRSLGGIKVCRVHDLVREFCVAKAREESFLQISHGDDHLTFIGQCNPHRLAIYPTTSQGLKKSMLFFPNLRSLLFFDVYEEAELGEIWFKLLSSKLIRVLDLGYNLAFFSEEVVVFFVHLRYLNIRLDSKAGIPSAIAKLSRLETFVIIKPRGGCILLPNTIWTIKTLRHLVVSGPFEAGFQFRIDNLEGSPDLEHLDTLTLAITSSPQSLQKILTKFPSICRLKCVHVHDRVHDGILVLDHLSRLESLKMSSFKGYEFEFPLNLRKLTLSNNRQPWSKISAIGKLPNLEVLKLGCDSFVGEKWEMQEGEFQNLRFLKLSQLDFRWWTASSDNFCCLEKLVLTMCEWLEDVPSCLGEALTLDMIEVIWCPESAVNSVKQIQQEQMDMGNKDLKIVDAARNW, encoded by the exons ATGGGACAACCCGTATCCACATTGGTTCTTTGGGGCCGCCATATTCACATGGCAGAAGCTCATTGGTATGGTGGGTCAACGACAGCATATGCCTGTTGGTACCATCTTCCCTTGACAAAGTTTCTTTTTTATCGGGAAGAAGGAAAAGTCTTGCGAT ATCATAACAAAGTTGCAGATCTTGAATATCAATTGCTACAACAGACAGAAATCAAACATCAGAGTGAAAAGCAGATTACCATGATGAACATCTCCTTCAGCAGTAGCGCTAGTTGCTTCGACTATGCTTTAGATTATCTGGGCTGGCTTGAAGAGAATTTTTTGAGAGAGGTGAGCTGGCTGTTGCATTCTGAGATCCTGAAGCTGAAGGTGGGGATACGTCTATTGAAAACCTTGGATATGTATATTAGAAAGTGTAGGAGGAGGAGTAACCAGGGTACGTGTTTGGGATATGATAAGGAGAACAGGGATGATGCTAAGTCTGACAGTTTGAGACTTAGCAGTATTTCATACAGGATTCAAGATCTAGTTATGGTGATACCGCTGGGACTTCACTCTGCTATTGTTAGATACAATCAATCTGGTGCTTCAGATCTTAGTGTCATCGATTCTGAGCTCGCTAAAATTGCGGAAAATATGAGGTGTTTTTCTGAAATAGATATTGAGGAATTCAACATCACCAGTTTGTTGCTCTACTACTCACTGGGAGATTCACAACTAGTTGTGGATTTCATTGATTCCATTTCAGAGAATCTGAGGTATCTTTGCTACGAAGAAGATGAAGTTGATGAAACTCAGAGAATTGTACTGAAAATTCTTGAAGAGAAGCTAATGTTCGTCAAGAGTTTCATTCGTTTTGCGACACTTCGAGGTGTTGGGGTTCAGGAATCAAAAGATCTGTTGGTCCACGTTGAAGATGTGGCTGTCAATGCTGCAAGCCTGATGTGTAGATATTGGTTTCAGATAAATAATGAACAAGTGCACAATGAGATGAAACCTGAAGTTTCTGAACTGATACACAAGAAGATTGATCCGGTTGACCCCCAGGTCCGAGAAATTTATATCAATGTCTTGACAGCTTCCAAGTTATCAAGATCGTCCTACACTTTCGCTATGAAGGAGAATAAGCATCTTGTGGCTGAATTTATTGATCATCTCCTGCACAATCTTATGGAGCTATTAGAATCTTATTCAAGTTTCCTAGTTCCAGTGAAGGATCAAATGTTAAAACTCCACCAGGGACTAAGATTCCTGATTATCTTTCTTAGCGGGCAGCAGGAGAAGTTCGATGAGCTAAATGATGAGATGAAGGATCTAATTGGAGTTGTGGTCTCTGATGCAGGTATTGCGATTTTCTCCCTTTCTGTGAACGAAATGAAAGAAGGCTTGCACATGGAAACAGATCTGGCACTTTCTCATTTGCTCGAAGTGCTCAAGTTGATCATTGCTGAAGTTGGACACATTTATTCAgcaccatcatcatcatcacttaCTTTCCCTAGGACTAATGAACTCGGCTCTCTTGATTCTCTTCTAGAAACTCTCAAGGAACTAGCAAGCTCTACAGCTGCTTCAATTGCTTTCCCAAACGATCAAATACGCACCATCCTAGAAGATCTTGTCTTCTTAAGATCTTTTCTAGGAAATGTTGTAGAGCAGCGCAAACGAAATGAAAAACTCCAAGCTCTTTGGAGTCGTGTCATGAAGGTTGCTTACAGTGTAGAACTAGAAGTTGACTTTGCACTGGCTGGTGATCAACATGAACATTGTTTGGATGCTATTGCTAGAGATATCAAGCTTGTGAAGATAGAGGCTGAAGAGATCTATGATAGCATAAGATATGATGTTGAAACCCAGAGGCTAACCAAGATTACCATTCACATGCCGGCACAAGTTACTGCTCCAACGTTTAATGAAGCTCTGGTAGGTCTCGATGATGAGGTAGAAAGTATAATTGATAGACTTACGAGAGGATCAAGCCAGTTGGATGTTGTTGCCATCGTAGGTATGCCTGGGCTTGGTAAGACAACTTTAGCCAATAATGTGTATGGTGATACTTCAATAAAGTTCCACTTCCAAATTCTTGCTTGGTGTACTGTTTCTCAAGTATATAGCAAGCACAATTTGTTACTGCAGATTTTGAGTGTTATTGATTCTAACAGTTCTGACCAATGCCATGAGatgaatgaagatgatttggctCAAACGTTGTATCAGCGTTTGAAAAGGAAGAGGTATGTCATTGTTTTGGATGATGTTTGGGATATTGAAGGGTGGAATTTGTTGAAACACTCATTCCCAGATGACTGCAATGGAAGCAGGATACTCTTAACCAGCAGATTTCAGAATTTATCATTGCAAATTAAACCTGATAGCCAGCCCCACCATCTTCGCCCACTTACCGATAAGGAGAGTTTTGAATTGCTGCAGAAGAAGCTATTTGCCAAAGAAGATTATTGTCCTCCAGCATTAAGGGAAGTTGTACAGCACGTAGCAAAAGACTGCAAGGGCCTACCTCTCACCATTGTCCTCGTTGCTGGAATTCTCGCTACTACTGAGCAAGATTGCTGGGAAGAAGTTGCAAGACGTCTAAGGTCTAGCATTTTTGCTGACGATGAGCACTGCATGAAGACAATTGAGCACAGTTACAATTATTTACCAGATTATTTGAAGCCATGCCTTCTTTATTTTGGTGCATCTCAAGAAGATAAAGACATTCCTGTCAGAAAGTTGTTATGGCTTTGGATGGCTGAAGGATTCGTGCAAAAAACTGAAGGAAAGAGTTTAGAGGACGTGGCGGATGACTATTTGATGGATTTGATTGGGAGAAGTCTAGTTATGGCTACCAAACAAAGATCTTTAGGTGGGATCAAAGTTTGCCGAGTTCATGATTTGGTACGTGAGTTTTGTGTGGCAAAAGCAAGAGAAGAAAGTTTTCTACAAATTTCACATGGGGATGATCATCTTACTTTTATTGGACAGTGTAACCCCCACCGACTAGCTATTTACCCTACTACGAGTCAGGGACTCAAAAAGTCAATGCtatttttccccaatttgcgtTCTTTGCTCTTCTTTGATGTTTATGAGGAAGCGGAACTGGGTGAAATTTGGTTCAAACTTCTATCATCTAAACTTATTAGAGTGTTGGATTTGGGTTACAATTTGGCTTTTTTTTCAGAGGAAGTAGTAGTATTCTTTGTTCACTTGAGGTACTTGAACATTAGATTGGACAGTAAAGCTGGTATCCCATCTGCAATAGCCAAGCTCTCGAGATTAGAAACATTTGTCATAATAAAACCCCGTGGAGGGTGCATTTTGTTACCAAACACTATCTGGACCATTAAAACATTGAGGCATCTTGTCGTATCTGGACCCTTTGAAGCTGGTTTCCAATTTCGCATTGACAATCTTGAAGGCTCACCAGATTTAGAACATTTAGACACTTTAACCCTTGCAATTACTTCCTCTCCTCAAAGCTTGCAAAAGATACTGACAAAGTTTCCGAGCATCTGCAGGCTAAAATGCGTGCATGTCCATGACAGAGTACATGATGGGATTCTCGTGCTGGACCACTTAAGTCGATTAGAATCACTTAAGATGAGCAGTTTTAAAGGATATGAGTTTGAATTCCCattgaatttgagaaagttgACTCTCTCAAATAATCGTCAGCCATGGAgtaaaatttcagcaattggaaAGCTGCCCAACCTTGAAGTCCTTAAATTAGGCTGTGATTCCTTTGTGGGGGAAAAGTGGGAAATGCAAGAAGGGGAGTTCCAAAACCTCCGATTCTTGAAATTGTCACAGTTGGACTTTCGCTGGTGGACCGCCTCTTCTGATAATTTTTGCTGTCTTGAGAAATTGGTTTTGACTATGTGTGAATGGCTGGAAGATGTCCCTTCTTGTTTAGGGGAAGCCCTCACTCTTGACATGATTGAGGTAATATGGTGTCCTGAGTCTGCAGTAAATTCTGTGAAGCAAATTCAGCAAGAACAGATGGATATGGGAAATAAGGATCTAAAGATTGTTGATGCTGCACGGAATTGGTGA